The proteins below come from a single Cololabis saira isolate AMF1-May2022 chromosome 2, fColSai1.1, whole genome shotgun sequence genomic window:
- the ddx28 gene encoding probable ATP-dependent RNA helicase DDX28, producing MQSLRVGCVAVAASRCHLLRGLAEVSACCHARFSPDQTRFYQTGAKPQDTVIIRVPLNLQNRVENVKQTRVRNKISTVKAGKLLIQSKNPTLNQSAGYILGKFETPNLCSKGWKHRKSFGDYFIIRKIKDVAPHVAEVQEEEVTQKTSVTFNKLHICKELVEVLDNMGITHPTTVQLQTIPKVLKGYNILCAAETGSGKTLSYLLPIVHRLLKAGQELDVYSTSAKKTRTIILVPSRELAEQVAAVSRTLCAPFGLLTRTVGGGRGVGHIKSVFQGDHPDVLVATPGALVKALQRHCLDVSELKFLVVDEADTMFDPSFSDMLKRIFSRTNIARDAKETRGLEKKTQLLVVGATFPGGVGEVLSQVTDLGKMVIIKSKMLHCLMPHVKQTFLKVKGEDKILELNQALKMLRHEKGEGSSALVFCNKSSTVNWLGYSLEEMGVQHDRLQGEMPAVVRAGIFQKFQNGTVNVLICTDIASRGLDTSRVNLVVNYDFPESHTDYIHRAGRVGRVGSVEDGEVLSFVSQMWDVELVQSIETAARRRTSLPGMESGIREPKPKAENEEE from the coding sequence ATGCAGAGTTTGAGGGTCGGCTGTGTTGCGGTGGCTGCGAGCAGGTGTCACCTCCTCCGAGGGCTGGCTGAAGTCTCCGCTTGCTGTCACGCCCGTTTCTCTCCGGATCAGACTCGCTTTTACCAGACGGGGGCGAAACCGCAGGACACCGTGATCATCCGTGTCCCTCTGAACCTGCAGAACCGCGTTGAAAACGTGAAGCAAACGCGCGTAAGAAACAAGATCAGCACCGTCAAAGCTGGCAAGCTCTTGATCCAGAGCAAGAATCCCACCCTGAACCAGTCTGCCGGGTACATACTGGGGAAGTTTGAGACACCCAATCTCTGCTCCAAGGGATGGAAACATAGAAAGTCTTTCGGGGACTATTTCATCATCAGGAAGATCAAGGATGTGGCACCTCATGTTGCAGAAgtccaggaggaggaggttacACAGAAGACCTCAGTGACCTTTAACAAACTACACATCTGCAAAGAGCTTGTGGAAGTTTTGGATAATATGGGGATTACTCATCCCACCACTGTGCAGCTGCAAACCATCCCAAAAGTCCTGAAAGGCTACAACATCCTCTGCGCTGCAGAGACCGGCAGTGGGAAAACCCTGAGCTACCTGCTGCCCATCGTCCACCGGCTGCTGAAGGCCGGCCAGGAGCTGGATGTCTATTCAACGAGTGCAAAAAAGACTCGCACTATCATTCTCGTGCCTTCCAGGGAGCTCGCTGAGCAAGTGGCGGCCGTGTCCAGGACTCTCTGTGCTCCCTTTGGCCTGCTCACGAGGACAGTGGGTGGGGGGCGAGGTGTCGGACACATCAAAAGTGTCTTCCAGGGGGATCATCCAGATGTTTTAGTGGCTACACCAGGTGCTCTGGTTAAGGCTCTTCAGAGACATTGTCTGGATGTGAGTGAGCTGAAGTTTTTAGTTGTGGATGAGGCCGACACCATGTTTGATCCCAGCTTCTCCGATATGCTAAAGAGGATCTTTTCCCGCACAAACATCGCAAGAGATGCCAAGGAAACGCGTGgcctggaaaagaaaacccagctGCTGGTGGTGGGGGCGACCTTTCCCGGCGGCGTCGGGGAAGTTCTCAGCCAGGTGACGGATCTCGGCAAAATGGTCATCATCAAGAGCAAGATGCTGCACTGCCTCATGCCTCACGTCAAACAGACTTTCCTGAAGGTAAAGGGTGAAGACAAAATCCTGGAGCTCAATCAAGCCCTGAAGATGCTCCGGCATGAAAAAGGAGAAGGAAGTTCTGCTCTCGTGTTCTGCAACAAGTCTTCCACCGTGAACTGGCTGGGCTACTCGCTCGAAGAGATGGGGGTTCAGCATGATCGACTGCAGGGAGAGATGCCCGCTGTCGTGCGTGCCGGCATCTTCCAAAAATTTCAGAATGGCACAGTAAATGTATTAATATGCACTGATATAGCTTCACGTGGCCTCGACACCTCCAGAGTGAACTTGGTTGTCAACTACGACTTCCCAGAATCTCACACAGACTACATCCACCGAGCAGGAAGGGTGGGAAGAGTCGGGAGTGTGGAGGATGGTGAGGTGCTGAGCTTCGTCAGTCAGATGTGGGATGTGGAGTTGGTGCAGAGCATTGAGACAGCTGCCCGGAGGAGGACTAGTTTGCCGGGTATGGAATCCGGTATACGTGAACCAAAACCCAAGGCAGAAAATGAAGAAGAGTAG